TTTCCTCAGACTCCTCTGTATCAACATTTGATGACTCGAGAATGGATCAGCTGCCCAAGAGCACTCCAAAAGACAGGCTGAAGGGGGCCTCAAgtgagggaagggcaaggagagaTTCAAATAGCAAAAAGGGTAATAGAAATTTCAAAGTAGAAAAACATGAATCCTTTAATGACTCAAGTGCCAGGAGACAGTTGGATCTCAGTGAAATGGAAGTGATTGACATCAACAGCCCCAGAAAAGATAATCGACCAATGAGCACACAGACTCAAAGTCCAGGTCAGAATATAGGGGTGCAAACAGAGGACAGGGTAGTGCCATCAATCCAGTGCACGCCATCTCCATTGCCCTTGAATCCACCTGGAGACTTCAATACGAGCCAGACACAACTCTCTGAAATTGTGAGTGAAGCAGCTGGGATAATGAATTTGGAGTCCGATGCGGTGTCTGCGAGGCATCGGTTGAATACCTCAGCACCTGTTGTGTATATCCAGAACTACCAGTAAGTTGAATGGAGTATGTACTCTTCTATGTTCATGAAATGGCAAAGAAAGAAACGCTATGCACAAAATAAGTATATGGGAAGATGAGACAGTTTTGAGGTTGAAATTGTTGTCTCCTGTCTCTCAACCTCTTGTGTATATTGCAATTTTAGGCTACtatgtaattatatgtagatTGTTTTATTAGGAGTTGAGAATTTGCATATTTTTCTGTGACAGGTAAAGTCTCAAAGATATAATAATTTTAGGATAGTTACAATTCCAgccaaaaaaaatcatgattttgATAGCTATAAATTGCATTATATAAACAGCTATTAAAATTTACTATACTTTTTTCCCAATGGAACATACAATGTACTaccttatctatatctctctctctccatctctgctaCTGCTtctatctcactctgtctttatctgtatctatatgtatctatagctaTTTTACAGCTATGTCTATAGAtgtttccatttctatttctgtatctttatAACTCTagctatgtatctttatctatatctatatctgtatttttatccatctgtttttgtctatttatattagtatctaactgtctgtctgtctgtctatcaatttctctatttatctatttataaatctgcctatctatctatacataaacatatacatatatatgtaatatatatctgtctatttatatttttatttatatctctatatatatctatctatgtctctatctctgtctctgtctctatctatctgtctgtctgtctttgtctctgtctttgtctgtctcagtctctgtctctgtctgtctttttctctgtctttgtctctctcagtctctatctgtgtctgtctctctgtctctctgtctctctgtctcactgtctctccgtctctccgtctctccgtctctccgtctccgtccctccgtccctccgtccctccgtccctccgtccctccgtccctccgtccctcagtccctccgtccctccgtccctccgtccctccgtccctccgtctttgtctctgtctctctgtctctgtctctctgtctctctgtctctctgtctctctctgtctctgtctctctctgtctctgtctctgtctctctctgtctctgtctctgtctctgtctctgtctgtgtctctgtctctgtctctgtctgtgtctctgtctctgtctgtgtctctgtctctgtctgtgtctgtgtctctgtctctgtctgtgtctgtgcctctctctctctctctctctctctctcttctctctctcatctctctctctctctctctctcctctctctctctctctctctctctctctctctctctctctctctctctctcgctctctctctctgtctctctctctctgtctctgtctctgtctctgtctctgtctctgtctctctctctgtctctgtctctgtctctgtctctgtctctgtctctgtctctgtctctgtctctgtctgtctgtctgtctctctctctgtctgtctctctgtctgtctgtctgtctgtctgtctgtctttctgtctgtctctctgtctgtctgtctgtctgtctgtctgtctgtctgtctgtctctctctctctctctctctctctctctctctctctctctcttgctctctctcctctctctctctctctctctctctctctctcctctcctctcttctcacctcccttctctccctctccaccccccctccctccctctcctctcctcccccccctccctccctctctccctccctccctctctccctccctctcctccctccctccctccctccctctctccctccctccctccctccctcccctccctccctccctccctccctcccttcttccctccctttcttccctccctctccccctccctcttctttgtctccctctccctctccactttccctttccctctctccctctccctctctcacatccctctccccctccctccctctccctctccctctccctctccctctccctctccctctccctctccctctccctctccctctccctctccctctccctctccctctccctctctctctccctctccctctccctctccctctccctctccctctctctccctctctctctcctctctatctctctctctctctctctcatctctctctctctctctctctctctctctctctctctctctctctctctctctctctctctctcttctctctctctctctctctctctctctctctctctctctctctctctctctctctctctctctctctctctctctcctctctctctctctctctctctcgttctctctttctctctttctctctctcttacaaaataatgataaatattataatattagataatattattattgttattgttgtcaccagaattgtcattattagtacatttttatcaattttcttgaTCCTTCCAGCTGCAACAGTGATATTTCAAAATCAGGGTCGGCAGGAGACAACAAGAAGCACGGCCCAGGCACTCCAAAGCGCAAACATCATCGATCTGTAAGTTGCTTTTGTCCCATTGTATAGTTATAATCGCTTGTTGTACTGTacacgttcttttttctttcagttatttAGTATGTTTAGCAATGTTTTTAAgctaatgctgtttttttttttttttttcctgttgtgttgttttttaagTTCAGGatttgctatatatacatacatgagattCTTGAGTTTTTATTGTATACCCAAAAAACAtattataatgatttaaaaaaggcAGAAAATCTGGTTAAGGATTGTCTTTTTGGTATTTATGATATTGAAAAATGTTATAGGAGTTACAGTTTgtaacattattttatttttagtagtagtaatagttggcCTAGCATTAACAGTAGTAGTGTTAACAAACAGTCGTGAGTTGATAGTATCATGATTGTGTTAGTATTATTAGGAGTTGGAgtgaaatattgttattgttattgatattaataatatttgtaGTAGCAACATTAGTGCTGTTTGTATTATGTTATTAGTAGTCATAGCATTAGTGGTAGCcgtagtaatattattagtagaagcagtagtgtattgttattagcagtggtagtaataatagtaacagaagtagtattTGCAAAACTAAAAGTGATTTTGGAAATAAAAACAGATGAGAAATTTATAGTATATGATTTAGTATGCAAAACCATATCTGTGCATTTCAGGCCAGCTCCCAGCTCCTCATTGAGTCCTTGAATGAAGTAACGGGCATCGCTGAAAGAGTGCGTCTGAGATCGGAGAGCATGCTAAGCTGCCTTGACTTACACATATCCGTCCATGAAAACATCAACAAATAGTGGGGAAATGCCCTTTCTCCACAAATTACGTGATGTTGCCTTTCTATTTGTGGAACACAGTgttaaaaaagatatatttttatcattcctttcgTAGGTTTTTGAGCCATATGCTTTTTAAGATTTCGGAGATGTGGAGCCATTTTAACTGAGGTTTGGAATTTTTTTGTAGTTTCAAGAGGACTTCCAAATAGAATATTAAAGCTGGTGAGAGATAAATCTTATGGGAATCTCGTTTTATGATTTGCTTTGATGAAAGATCTTATGAAGAGAGGAAAGTTTTGGTAAACTGCAGATCTGTTACAGTTATGCATCTGATAtaactatacttttttttttagatattactGTTGTATCATACCAGTTGTTTCACAgtacctgttttttgtttgtctcatAGATGTGTAAATTTATTTCACATTGCTTTAGCAAATTGCATAGAATGGTGAAATACTATGAAAAGAATGCTGAAACTgttgaagaatatgaagaagatgtAAAGTGAAAAATAACTTATAGTAAACTTAGTGTATTTTCCTGATAACCAAAGGCACTCGTACAAATCCTATCAGCACAGTATTTTAGAATGTAAACTATGTAGGATGAAGGTGGCCATACTAAAAAAATTTTGTATGATGCTTGTAGATTATTTTTGTAAAGGTAGTACAGTGTGAGAATGTATGTgttaggatttatatatatatttatatatatatatatatatatatatattatatgtgaattatatatatattatatatatattatatgtgtattatatattatgtatgttgtgtttatatatatatatatatatatatatatatatagatatatatatatatatatatatatatatatatatatatatatattatatatatattattatatatatattatatatattatatatattatatatattatatatattatatatattacatatattacatatatatatatatttcatatatgtattacatatatttattacatatatatattacatatatatattatatatatattatatatatattgtatataatatatatattatatatattatatatcttacatatatatatatatattatatatatatatatatatatatattatatattatatattatgtattgtatatgatatatgatatatgatatatatgatatatatgatatatatgatatatataatatatataatgtatataatgtacataatatatatgtaatatatataatatatatatgtatatatgatatatataatatatatatataatatatataatatataaaatatatataatatatatatatataatatatataatatatatgatatatataatgtatataatgtatatatacatatatatatatatatatatatatatatatatatatatatatatatatatatatatatatgtattacaaatatatatttatattacatatatatatatatatatatatatatatatatatatatatatatatatatatatatatatatatatatatgtatatatatgtatatatatatatgtatatatatatatatatatatatatatatatatatatatatatatatatatatatatatatatattatatatacatatatattatatatatatatatatattatatatatatacatatatattgtatatttaaataaatattacatatatacatacatacatatatatatatatatatatatatatatatatatatatatatatatatatatatatatatatatatatatatataatatatatattatatatatatataatatatatatatatatatatatatatatatatatatatatatatatatatatatatatatttatattaattggaAGGTGAATATGTACTTAAGAAGTGCATATTTTAGTTTGAACTTTGAAGGttattcatgtttacatttcTTACATGAGTTGTAAGAACATATTTTAGCAAATTATATTTCAGTCATATCAATAGGTTATTGGCTATATATGTgccatgcatacatttatgtgtcattgtaaatgaaaaggagaaaatctTCAGAAATTGGGTCATGCAGTAGACAAAAgtattcattttatattattattattattattattattattattattattggtattgttcttattttctattgATACTCTTCTGATATCTAATTCTATAAAATTTTCATTAAACTGATTAAAATACCATTTGAAAGAGGGCATTGGTTCGAGTTAACATTTTCGCGGCTAATGTATAACTTTTGTGGACTGTACTTAATTGGAGGAGTAGAATAAGGCAAAAATTTTGTCAGGTGAAACGGATGGATAACTTTTGATTTGTTTGGGTCACAAGCAAAGTCAGTCAAAAAGTGTTTTTCTATAGGTTGTTTTGTGGAGTGATGTTTAAGTAATGCCGTTTAAGTAACCCCATTTTCTGCATATGGTATGTGAGTGTAGAGTGCCATTTAtcacaacgaaaaaaagaaaagcaaggaaaaaattGTTTGTACAACACATatgcagatacagatagatataaatagttaCACAGGCAGACATGCAAATGgatacacagacatgcaaacagacacacaggcaagcATATAGTAAGAGACAAGAACATGAAGATACACGGACTCACAGtggcatgcatacatagatgtgcAGACATAAGTACACAGAAGTACACACTCTAAAGCACACACAGATGTGTAGATTCTCAGATACGGACACTCAGTTgcatacacagatgcacagacacatacacacacatgcatacacacatacacacacatgcatacacatgcacacacacatgcacacatatgcacacacatatgcacacacatatgcacacacatatgcacacacatatacacacacacacatgcacacacacacatgcatacacacacatgcacacacacacatgcacacacacacatgcacacacacacacacacatgcacacacacacatgcacacacagacatgcacacacacacatgcacacgcacatgtacacacacacatgcacacacacacacatgcacacacacatatgcacatacacacatgcacacacatgcacacacacacgcacattcacatgcacacacacacgcacacacacacgcacacacacacgcacacacacatgcacacacacacgcacacacacacacacacgcacacacacacacacacacacacacacacacacacacacacacacacacacacacacacacacacacacacacacacacatatccccacacatacacacacacacatacacacgaacatgtacatgtacacgtatatatacatgagcacacatgcacatacacacacgcgcacgcacatgtacatgtacacgtatatatacatgagcacacatgcacatacacacacgcgcacgcacacgcacacgcacacgcacacgcacacgcacacgcacacacacacacacacacacacacacacacacacacacacacacacacacacacacacacacacacacacacacacacacacacacacacacacacacacacacacaaaatgatctTTTACTTATCCATTTTGATTGTAGAAGTGAGGTTTGTGCCAAAAGggaccaaaattatcattatttagtaatTTTCAACATTAGAATCGTAATTTTATCTGACATCAGACACTTCAtgaatatttgtcttttttcccttttctttgctcTATTGTGTATTATTAGATTAATATTAGTGCCATTAGTATAAAGCTGTATTATAGGCCAATGTTTTGCACTATATTCAGAGGTTTATaagttttcatttcgttttttgtgCCAAAGACTTATTGTTTAAGACGTATATTTTTTCCATGTTCCTTTGTACTAAGTTTGTATCGTGCTTCTATGAGTGAtgtcttgctgttattattattattatatattttgttaaagTTGGCTTTATAATGAGTCCATTTTGTTTCCATTGAATCTTCTTATATCTGAGGAAATTATAAGAAGAATTTTGTAATTGCTGGAGGAAAGATTGTAACTGCAgggtatttattattgttagaaaatgttttagttttttcatcattaatcattTAAGAGGTTTAAGTGGTGTTTCCTgttattgaatatattttttattatgagtTTGATGTGAAGTTAAAGTTGGTGTAGAACTTCAGTTTTATTCATctgattagaaaaataaataaaagaaagatatgatCAATATTGTCATTTAAGGCATGAGTGACATTACTTTTAGAAATGCATTCCAGAATTGTGTTCTGTGCAGATGTTATTTTGTGTGAGGCACCAGCTCTTTACATATTGGATTATAATTTGTTGTAAGTTATGCTTGTAATAGTactaaagaaatacaaaaacaaacattccAATGAAGGGGAACtttggtaagggagagggggaaaagtatCATTGAGATTGATTTCACAAACTGTCATCTTTATCAATGTCTAAAATGAGTACCACAAATGATTTCATGGTTTCTTGTTTTCATATTCTGTTCAATCTATTATAAGTTCAAACATGTTTCTGTCCTATTGAAGATTGACATTTATTTGAACAAGTATTTCGCTGTACCTAAACCTGTGTCCCTGTACCTGTACCTAAAATTTGTCAAAGTACACAGCTCTAACTCTTAGTATTTTTACTCCATATTGTGCCCTAAGACTGTGATAAGTCTTACtcaatcatttatttacttatttttgttttgttttattttttttttatttatttcaaaccTCGCTAGATGCAACATTTGAGATTTAGAGTTTTCCTTGCACCATTTTAAATTCGGAAAGTAAAGCCCTGATACTCTGGCGGCCTGAAATATGGTTCAAAGACAAGGATGACTTTCTTCTATTTACCCAGTTTTTGTTTGcttctatgtttatatttgtcaACTGATATTATTTCTAGTGTATATTGTTCTAGCAGTTGTGGGAGCAAAAGGAAAATAAGTTAAATATAGTATTCTTTTGTTGTTTCAATGATGCATATATCTCTTTACTATATTTGTTTTGCGATAGGAGGTAACTCAAATATATTAGATTCTTAAAGATGGTATGATATTATGCACAAGAAAGTGTCAACCCTCATTATTTAAttcaatattatttatcattcatgatctcaacatccatatatatacatgtttctttgctttgaaaatatgttcttttttatgttatcttgcatttatgtacatgtaaagAGTATTCTATGTCATTTCAATATTTCAGATCAACTTGTGTGAAATGTAAAAGGAAATAACTTCTATTAGGGCAGGTTCATATAAATCAACATAGCCATGAAAGAGTGCCTTAAGAAATAGGAGTTTTAATTTTTTCCGTCATATTTGCAAGATTCCAAAGATTTTAagagttattattgctatttattcatttatttatctttatgaggaacctcctttttttttctttgcattgaAGTTTGAATATGACCTTTTTAATATCCATATaatattcaaattatatatatcacCTTTTTATGACTAAAATTAGGTTGTACCTCAAGTGAAAAGGAGAATTTTACCTCGCTTGTGTATCTTTCCATAGATTAAGTATACATTGCATTGCACCAAATATGTTGCTTTGTGTTACAGCACTTAACCCTATTTTCTTGACCAGtgcacaaatatatttattttttgttttatatttcttgttGAGATGCAGCATAATATCATGTCATAATTTTGCAGGTGTGGGATGATACATGTTTTgtaaaatatttgataataatgtttCTGTCATTGTGAATAAAATTATTTAAATTTTACTttttactggattttttttttcttttatgaaatacCGTCATAACATTATTTTAAGTAATAATTTTGTCACCAAAGTAGTGTATGTTATGCAATATCCGATTTAAACCAAATTGATTTAAATAGTTTGATGATAACACTTAATGtactgtaatatttttttttatgtaacattcattaaattttcttattttgcttaccatttattattactttttctgtaAAGAAAATTAGATTATAAAGGTATTGTAttggatgtgaatatatatggtaCTGAACACCTTTGGCATCAAATGTATTATCTGTTGATATTAGTCTGCACTCATGATATATATTGACCATAGGCCAAGGTATTCCTAACTggttttatttatgcatttatatattagcAGTTTTTCTTGTGATACTTTTGAAAAGAAATTccacttatttttattcttttactgaaCAGTGAGTACTGGAGTGAAAAAATGGCTTTTATTACCCTTGATATACTTTTATCTGTTCCTTCCGTCTCCATGAAAATAGGAAGTGTAGACAAGTGAAACCTGGCAAATATTTGAAAAGTTTAATTAATAAGTAACTTTGGAATGATTCATTATGGATGTTTATATGGATTagagttattattttttccttgtgttaCACTGGTTCATGAATCTTTaccaaaaggaagggaaaaaaagaaaagagcattAGGAACATTTGGTATTCTTTTTTGAGATAAATATCAAATTAACATATAAAGCAGGCATTCTTATCATTGCATGCCTATTATCCACTGGCTTTGTGATCTAGAATTATTTTAATATAGATGTCAGTGTCTCCACTGTATTCCAAGTATTACAGGAACAGCAAAATCACAGAAGATTTTAGATTATGAATAATTTATTCCTACATTAGGGATATGTATACAAAACAGCATGTAGCATAATTACAGTAACATGACAATTACTCATATCTCAACAACAACAGGtgcatcatctccatcatcttcgAATGTAAGATTCCACTTGAATTTGTTTGAAATATGAGTCTTAAATTTGCGAGCCTTTGTCACTAAAGAGGCTGGGAGGCTCTCACTGTTGTCGCTGATGTTTGCAAATAAAGATGTTAATGCTGATGCCAGAAAGTTGTTGCTCTCTACTATATCAACGAAGAGATCTTCAGGTACCTGGGAAAGAAAGGATATTAAATTGGTTTACTAATGATTAGCTATGCTTAATATGATCAATTTATATTTCACAAATGAAAACAAGATAAGAGTATTAAAGTGCAACAAAAATAAATGGAAGTCATAAatcatacattataaatatgaGAAATCCACATACACatctgtatccatctatccaaAATAAAAGTTTTAGTGAAGTAATTTAAATTCCATCACATACCTCATGAACCTGAAAGTGAAGTGCCGAGAGGAACTTCTCATACAAGGCTGGGTTCTGGCAAATGAATTCCTCTGCACTACACAAGGCCAGCACTAACTTGCGCCAATGTTCCCAGCCTTCCCACACCTGGGCTACCAGGAAGCAGATGAATGCCAGTTGTAATTCTGCGAGCAGACTCTCTGGcctgggggtggagatggggtaaATTCTGGAGAAGTGATTGCAtatggtgtgggtggggggatgaatgtttttttttttttatcttaaaataAATTTGGTCACTTTTTTATTTAACAATACTAAGTAAATAACAGCCATAAATAACATCAGcactgagaaaaaagaaagaaacagagagagagagagagacttacttcTCAATGCCCTTAACTAGTTGCCCAATGCTATAAGAAGAGTCGAGGCTGTATCGCGTTATCTCACTGGGCGTCGCCCCCTCACGATATGGTCTTGCTGGGAACTTGCTGAACCGCATCTCAGTACCAGGCTTCTGTACCATGTTGGGAAGAGCCGGCAACTTTTTCTTAGGGGCTGAACCTTCCTTTTCTGCTGAGTCACTGTACTCTGTTATCTGCTCGATCTTGTTGTCTTCCCCTGGGCTCTGGGTCCCCTTATCTGGGTCCTTCAAGTAGGAGTGGTTGCTGAATACTCCTGCAGGGGACTTGCcagaggtcgagggggaggtggCCACGTCCCCTGCCTCGGATGGATTGTTCTGATGGATTAATTCAGGCACAGAGCAGATCTTGCCTGTGTGAAGgggaagctaatgataataaggaaatttAGGGAGAAGGGCGATGGAAGTGAGGTGTGGTGAGGTGAGGCCAGGCAAGTGAAACAAAAAAGAGGATTAGTAAAATTATATCAGGATGGAAGTAGGGATGCaagtgtataatataaatatgtcaaATCAGTCTtgatgaagaagagaaactgGATGGGGGTGACATGTATTAAAGAGATAAGCTGAAATAAggagtaacagtgataatgttaatgataatgaagatgacaattgtaaaaataataataatggctaatagtaataatgatgatgaaaatagtaatgataatgataattataacagctataacaataataatcataataacaacaataaaacaaattttGAATACCATAACAACAAGAATAGaaccaattataattataactgtgAAAACATAAACCATTTATATTACACTACAGTACAGTAACTGTAATACTAATGTCTATTTTATCAGTTCCTTCTGTAAGTTGCTATGTTATATCTTAATATACTACCATAACATTATACATGACTCTTATCCTGCATGCAAGTAAATAACAAAACAGATGTTAAAACAAAttgacaaagaaataataaaaagtataattACTACATTATATACGCACTCCATATCAAGGCATAATACACAAATGATGGAGAACGAGAAacaaggagacaaggagagataagaacgaataaataaaaggaggaagagaaggagtgaagggaccaaagaataaagaaagagaagatatacacaaatgataaagaaagaaaagcagggacaagaagagataaaggaattaatgagaggagacagagaaggactgaagagaacgaagaataaagaaaggaaagaaacaagtagacaaaacaaaaatatcccTTCTCTCTAGGAGAcgtgatgataagatgatgatgatgatgattggtgatggtgatgatgatgataagatgatgattagtgtgaaggtgatgataatgatgagtggtgttggtgatgatgatgatgagatgatgatgatgattggtgatggtgatgatgatgataagatgatgattaatgtgagggtgatgataatgatgagtggtgttggtgatgatgatgatgagatgatgatgataaaaaggaaaagaaaagaaaggagattaaAAACAGTAAAATCTTTCAAAACTGGAGTCCAAAAATATTACCAGAGATGGGTTCCATCCTCTGCAATTCTGACGGACTGACGTGCTGGGACAATGAAACCCACTTCTTCCATGATTCTATGGGGTAAGCGCCGAGGTTGCGGTCAAGATTGCGCAGGTTGGAGCGGATTCTAGCTACCTCTTCCTCGTCAGTGTCTgtgttgaaaaataataataataataataatgataatcattatcattttaaaaaataataaatacacatg
The DNA window shown above is from Penaeus vannamei isolate JL-2024 chromosome 29, ASM4276789v1, whole genome shotgun sequence and carries:
- the LOC113808976 gene encoding protein AAR2 homolog, which codes for MDQETARLMFEEGGTLVLLGMPYGTEFGIDMNSWNIAEKFKGVKMIPPGLHFIYYSAVNREGDTAPRTGFFHVFKQREVLVRHYDPATEDLKPDTDEEEVARIRSNLRNLDRNLGAYPIESWKKWVSLSQHVSPSELQRMEPISGKICSVPELIHQNNPSEAGDVATSPSTSGKSPAGVFSNHSYLKDPDKGTQSPGEDNKIEQITEYSDSAEKEGSAPKKKLPALPNMVQKPGTEMRFSKFPARPYREGATPSEITRYSLDSSYSIGQLVKGIEKPESLLAELQLAFICFLVAQVWEGWEHWRKLVLALCSAEEFICQNPALYEKFLSALHFQVHEVPEDLFVDIVESNNFLASALTSLFANISDNSESLPASLVTKARKFKTHISNKFKWNLTFEDDGDDAPVVVEI